A single genomic interval of Acetobacteraceae bacterium harbors:
- the queE gene encoding 7-carboxy-7-deazaguanine synthase has protein sequence MAYSIKEIFATLQGEGAHSGRAAVFCRFTGCNLWSGLESHWAQADCTFCDTDFVGVDGVNGGRFADAESLVRVISQVWDETGAGRAQRYVVFTGGEPLLQLDPVLIDAMHRAQFEIAIESNGTIRAPDGIDWICISPKPGPETIQTRGDELKLIFPQENMDPARFSDWAFRHFFLQPMDGPHYKKHLAETIAYCQTHPQWRLSLQTHKLIGIP, from the coding sequence ATGGCCTACAGCATTAAGGAAATTTTTGCGACGCTACAGGGGGAAGGTGCGCATTCAGGACGCGCGGCAGTCTTCTGCCGTTTTACGGGTTGCAATTTATGGTCCGGCCTCGAATCCCACTGGGCGCAGGCCGATTGCACATTTTGCGACACAGATTTTGTCGGGGTGGATGGCGTCAATGGTGGGCGCTTCGCTGATGCGGAAAGTCTGGTTCGTGTCATCTCGCAAGTCTGGGATGAAACGGGGGCAGGCCGCGCGCAGCGTTATGTCGTCTTCACGGGTGGGGAACCGCTCCTTCAGCTCGACCCGGTTTTGATCGACGCCATGCATCGCGCGCAGTTCGAAATCGCCATTGAGAGTAATGGCACGATCCGTGCGCCTGACGGGATTGACTGGATTTGCATCAGCCCGAAACCCGGTCCTGAAACAATCCAAACCCGCGGAGATGAGTTGAAGCTCATCTTCCCCCAAGAAAATATGGACCCGGCGCGTTTTTCCGATTGGGCGTTCCGGCATTTCTTTCTTCAGCCGATGGATGGACCGCATTATAAAAAGCATCTTGCGGAAACGATTGCCTATTGTCAGACGCATCCTCAATGGCGCCTCTCCCTCCAGACACATAAGCTGATCGGTATCCCCTGA
- the queC gene encoding 7-cyano-7-deazaguanine synthase QueC has product MLSDNAALILFSGGQDSATCLAWALQRYDRVETVGFDYGQRHAVEMSCRLKLRELMPRLKQEWASRLGPDHVLDLRTLGALSETALTREAEIRMTQSGLPSTFVPGRNLLFLTYAAALAVRRDMRHIVTGVCETDYSGYPDCRDDTIKALQVALNLGMEARFVLHTPLLWIDKAEGWTLAREIGGDALVSLIREESHSCYLGDRDHHHPWGYGCGTCPACELRARGWQDYVNA; this is encoded by the coding sequence ATGCTTTCCGATAATGCCGCTCTCATTTTATTTTCCGGCGGGCAGGATTCCGCAACATGTCTCGCCTGGGCGTTACAACGTTATGACCGTGTTGAAACGGTGGGATTCGATTACGGCCAGCGTCACGCTGTTGAGATGTCATGCCGTTTGAAATTGCGCGAACTCATGCCGCGCCTGAAGCAGGAATGGGCATCCCGCCTCGGACCGGATCATGTGCTAGACCTCAGGACACTGGGCGCGCTTTCAGAGACGGCCCTGACGCGGGAGGCTGAGATCAGGATGACGCAATCCGGCCTGCCCAGCACATTTGTCCCGGGCCGTAACCTTCTTTTCCTCACTTACGCCGCGGCGTTGGCTGTGCGGCGTGACATGCGCCATATCGTTACCGGTGTTTGTGAGACGGATTATTCCGGCTATCCGGATTGCCGCGACGATACCATCAAAGCGTTACAAGTCGCCTTGAATCTCGGTATGGAAGCGCGGTTCGTCCTCCACACACCTTTGTTGTGGATCGATAAAGCGGAAGGCTGGACGCTCGCGCGGGAGATCGGGGGCGATGCGCTTGTGTCGCTGATCCGCGAGGAAAGCCATTCCTGTTATTTGGGGGATCGCGATCATCATCACCCATGGGGATATGGATGCGGCACCTGCCCGGCATGTGAATTACGGGCACGGGGATGGCAGGATTACGTCAATGCTTGA
- the bluB gene encoding 5,6-dimethylbenzimidazole synthase, whose protein sequence is MSSMAFSADFTQELDQLLRWRRDVRHFQQQSVPEPVLEALLHRASMGPSVGLSQSWRFIRVEDAECRLAIHREFERCNRAARAELPARDAEEYARLKLNGLKDAPHHIAVFFVPEPTQGRGLGRRTMPQTVEWSVVMAIYNFWLAATVRGIGVGWVSILDPAITGQILEVDPGWEMMAYLCVGYPKSLSETPELEEKN, encoded by the coding sequence ATGTCGTCCATGGCGTTTTCTGCCGATTTCACGCAGGAGCTTGATCAACTGCTCCGGTGGCGGCGGGATGTGCGGCATTTTCAGCAACAATCCGTGCCGGAACCTGTCCTTGAGGCGCTTTTGCATCGCGCGTCGATGGGGCCTTCCGTTGGGCTTTCGCAATCATGGCGGTTCATCCGTGTCGAAGACGCTGAGTGCCGTCTAGCGATCCACCGGGAATTTGAACGATGCAATCGCGCCGCCCGCGCGGAGTTGCCGGCGCGTGATGCAGAGGAATATGCGCGTCTCAAATTAAACGGGCTGAAGGACGCACCCCACCACATTGCCGTTTTTTTTGTCCCGGAACCAACGCAGGGGCGTGGATTGGGGCGGCGCACTATGCCGCAAACGGTCGAATGGTCCGTGGTCATGGCGATTTATAATTTCTGGCTAGCGGCGACGGTGCGCGGCATCGGCGTCGGCTGGGTGTCTATCCTTGACCCCGCCATAACGGGCCAAATCCTTGAGGTTGACCCTGGTTGGGAGATGATGGCGTATCTTTGCGTCGGCTACCCGAAGTCACTATCTGAAACGCCGGAGCTGGAAGAGAAAAACTGA
- a CDS encoding cobalamin biosynthesis protein codes for MSDVAQALSHHGFEAGRRAVTRIVGRDVRALDESGVARAAIESLAENFSDGVIAPLFWFLMAGLPGLAPLCACLCPLCHDNWIAMHRRHTLNMPAPRSEPSMGSKLVK; via the coding sequence GTGTCCGATGTCGCACAGGCTCTGTCGCATCACGGGTTCGAGGCGGGGCGTCGCGCTGTGACTCGCATTGTGGGGCGAGACGTGCGCGCGTTGGATGAAAGCGGCGTTGCGCGCGCTGCGATTGAAAGTCTTGCCGAGAATTTTTCCGATGGCGTCATCGCGCCGCTTTTCTGGTTTCTTATGGCCGGGCTGCCGGGCCTTGCGCCTCTATGCGCGTGCCTGTGTCCTCTTTGTCACGATAATTGGATTGCTATGCACCGCCGCCACACGTTAAATATGCCCGCCCCTCGATCTGAACCTTCGATGGGGTCTAAACTTGTCAAATGA
- a CDS encoding 6-carboxytetrahydropterin synthase gives MLDLQFTRRFSMGHRLLSDAAPRCAIPHGHNEYVTVSIRARNTKALDGQRNMVAAFADVKRRWHHFIDTQLDHALQLGEGDNLLNWFATHEPENYRRIIVTPGDPTTELMAALLMAKINSFLEADMPDLVCHHLTLCETETNAVSISGPVEDVLPQLDRPRSLCWWWRADDTISNAHLNLRDSG, from the coding sequence ATGCTTGACCTGCAATTCACCCGGCGCTTCTCCATGGGGCACCGTTTACTGAGCGATGCCGCACCGCGCTGCGCCATACCCCATGGCCATAATGAATATGTGACAGTCTCAATCCGCGCACGCAACACCAAGGCGCTGGATGGTCAGCGTAATATGGTGGCGGCTTTCGCGGATGTGAAGCGCCGCTGGCACCACTTCATTGACACACAGCTTGACCACGCGTTGCAACTCGGTGAGGGCGACAATCTACTCAACTGGTTTGCAACGCATGAGCCGGAAAATTACCGTCGGATCATTGTCACGCCCGGTGACCCGACGACGGAGTTGATGGCCGCTCTCCTGATGGCCAAAATCAATAGTTTCCTGGAGGCCGATATGCCGGATCTGGTCTGCCATCATCTGACCCTGTGTGAGACAGAGACGAATGCCGTGTCGATTTCCGGCCCGGTTGAGGATGTCCTGCCGCAGCTTGACCGTCCACGATCACTTTGCTGGTGGTGGCGTGCCGATGACACGATTTCCAACGCGCACCTAAACCTGCGTGACTCGGGCTGA
- a CDS encoding aminotransferase class I/II-fold pyridoxal phosphate-dependent enzyme, which produces METPTYTGHEESWRGAGIACTARADLMTNAIDPGCTSILCRPNNPGGRRNTLTELKEYAALIEQRRGTLIIDASFADFETTSHAALLENPAVIMFRSFGKTYGLAGLRLGFALGRHSVMSRLATALGPWPVHELALHIGTSALEDAAWRLKIADKLTVHAEKLRVMMSRAGFSFVGGTPLFSLFSHPRARHFWRYCAAQGVATRRFRDRPEWLRLGRPRRRGHV; this is translated from the coding sequence ATGGAAACACCAACTTATACCGGGCATGAAGAAAGCTGGCGCGGTGCGGGCATTGCCTGCACTGCCCGAGCAGACCTTATGACAAACGCCATCGACCCCGGATGCACCTCTATTTTGTGCCGCCCCAACAACCCCGGCGGTCGCCGAAACACCCTCACGGAATTAAAAGAATATGCAGCCCTCATTGAGCAACGCCGCGGCACGCTGATCATCGACGCCTCCTTCGCGGATTTTGAAACGACGTCCCACGCCGCGCTTCTGGAAAATCCGGCGGTCATTATGTTCCGCTCATTCGGGAAGACTTACGGGCTGGCGGGGCTGCGCCTCGGTTTCGCGCTGGGGCGGCACTCTGTGATGTCCCGCCTCGCCACCGCTTTGGGGCCGTGGCCGGTCCATGAATTGGCCCTCCATATCGGCACCAGCGCGCTGGAAGACGCGGCATGGCGCTTGAAAATAGCGGATAAACTTACGGTCCATGCCGAGAAATTACGCGTGATGATGTCACGTGCCGGATTCAGCTTTGTCGGTGGCACGCCTCTCTTCTCGCTCTTCTCGCATCCGCGAGCAAGGCATTTCTGGCGCTACTGCGCCGCTCAGGGCGTGGCGACGCGACGTTTCCGCGACAGGCCCGAATGGCTTCGATTAGGCCGCCCGCGGCGACGCGGCCACGTTTGA